In Podospora pseudopauciseta strain CBS 411.78 chromosome 3, whole genome shotgun sequence, one genomic interval encodes:
- a CDS encoding hypothetical protein (EggNog:ENOG503PWKX): MFNLETTMPLHPSSKTLRPPSRPISRRPSLNTAPTTMSTTTATTTTTTRKTHPSTLSRQQSSTLQRNQQSSDLLITTISPLVHTIHHFQQLAYHLYLNTLFALTILASASFVASKAVAYRSFLLSKILAESGVLAGRWVYAKVWNGQRSRLFRKRLEFEIFVLLFGSGNTILLLVLWPGWIVLGLAGVGWWLVNG, translated from the coding sequence ATGTTCAACCTCGAAACAACTATGCCtctccacccctcctccaaaaccctCCGTCCACCATCCCGACCAATCTCTCGACGACCATCCCTCAACACCGCTCCCACAACCATGAGCACCacaaccgccaccaccaccaccaccacccgcaaaacccacccctccaccctctcaagGCAACAatcctccaccctccaaaGAAACCAACAATCCTCcgacctcctcatcaccaccatctcccccctaGTCCACACAATCCACCACTTCCAACAACTCGCCTACCACCTCTacctcaacaccctcttcgccttaaccatcctcgcctccgcctcctttgTCGCAAGCAAGGCCGTCGCCTACCGCTCTTTTCTCCTTTCCAAAATCTTGGCAGAGAGCGGTGTGCTAGCGGGCAGGTGGGTCTATGCCAAAGTCTGGAACGGGCAGAGGTCAAGGCTGTTCAGAAAGAGGCTCGAGTTTGAGATTTTTGTATTGCTGTTTGGGTCGGGGAACACTATCTTGCTGTTGGTCCTGTGGCCGGGGTGGATTGTGCTTGGATTGGCGGgcgtggggtggtggttggttaaTGGTtga
- a CDS encoding hypothetical protein (COG:S; EggNog:ENOG503PZQR) codes for MKLTLSALTLALAALPELASAGFAASCTWSWQEPKYVVANCKKKDGSNFRTRQDMNLCVGVDNWTGRLISQDTGNAFLQCWDTHKDGNTGIRSTCWDFTEADVVSTVNIDAYMQNLDGWLWCHGHRSAPY; via the exons ATGAAGCTCACCCTCTCAGCCCTCACCCTTGCCCTCGCGGCCCTCCCCGAGCTTGCCTCGGCCGGGTTCGCGGCCTCGTGCACCTGGTCGTGGCAGGAGCCTAAATACGTCGTGGCCAActgcaagaagaaggacgggAGCAACTTCCGGACGAGGCAGGACATGAATTtgtgtgtgggtgttgaCAATTGGACCGGGAGGCTCATCTCGCAGGATAC GGGCAACGCCTTTCTTCAATGCTGGGACACGCACAAGGACGGGAACACGGGGATCAGGTCTACTTGCTGGGATTTCACCGAGGCGGATGTTGTTAGTACTGTGAATATTG ATGCCTACATGCAGAATTTGgatgggtggttgtggtgccATGGGCATCGGAGTGCGCCTTATtag
- a CDS encoding hypothetical protein (EggNog:ENOG503NVM3; COG:G): MATVLTRGKALTRATARGSDSEKKDFDASSTSVASIPPLGEPIERKKHFWQRSKPYDSEAIATLPSVFDDPETAEKYQPPAEWENTHRFDPLARWTWGEENKLIRKIDWRIMVWACIMFMALELDRANIGQALTDNFLPELKMNTNDYNLGNTVFKLSFLCAELPSQLVSKWVGPDRWIPTQMVLWSIVASAQFWLSGRTSFLVCRALLGMLQGGFIPDIILYLSYFYKHAELTIRLGYFWTAMSIADILSALLAQGLLRMRGVEGHAGWRWLFLIEGLLTLIIGIMAFLLMPAGPCQTASWFRGKGKEGWFNEREEVIMVNRVLREDPSKSDMHNRERITVGLLWKSLKDYDLWPLYALGLVFQIPFVPVGQYLTLSLRGLGFDTFQANLLTIPYTVGHMITMLAVAYAAEKFSNLTALSVTSQIWGLPFLIFFNVADLANTNRWVIYAVTTLLLSFPNPHPIQVAWNSRNANSVRSRTISAAVYNMAVQTSGIISSNIYREDDRASLYKRGNRQLLAILCMNIVVYALVKVYYVWKNKSRDKKWAAMTEEQRLDYLATTKDEGNKRLDFRFEH, from the exons ATGGCGACCGTTCTCACTCGAGGGAAGGCCCTGACTCGAGCCACTGCGCGCGGAAGCGACTctgagaagaaggatttcgatgcctcctccacatccgTCGCCTCTATTCCACCTCTAGGGGAGCCCATCGAGCGAAAGAAGCACTTCTGGCAGCGCAGCAAGCCATATGACTCGGAAGCCATCGCAACACTTCCTAGTGTCTTTGACGATCCAGAGACGGCTGAGAAATACCAACCACCAGCAGAATG GGAAAACACCCACCGCTTCGATCCCCTCGCAAGATGGACCTGGGGGGAAGAAAACAAACTGATCCGGAAGATCGATTGGCGCATCATGGTCTGGGCCTGCATCATGTTCATGGCTCTGGAGCTTGACCGTGCCAACATCGGTCAAGCCTTGACGGATAACTTCCTCCCCGAGCTAAAAATGAACACCAACG ACTACAACCTGGGCAATACTGTCTTCAAGCTTTCCTTCCTCTGCGCAGAATTGCCTTCTCAGCTGGTTTCGAAATGGGTCGGACCCGACCGATGGATTCCAACCCAGATGGTCTTGTGGTCCATCGTTGCCAGCGCCCAGTTCTGGCTTAGTGGTCGTACCTCTTTCCTTGTTTGCCGTGCACTGCTAGGCATGCTTCAAGGTGGCTTCATCCCTGAT ATCATCCTCTACCTGTCATACTTTTACAAGCATGCCGAGCTCACCATCCGTCTTGGTTACTTTTGGACCGCAATGAGCATTGCCGATATCCTTTCAGCACTCTTGGCTCAAGGTCTCCTGCGTATGCGTGGTGTCGAGGGTCATGCAGGCTGGAGGTGGCTGTTCCTGATCGAGGGCTTGCTGACTCTGATCATCGGTATCATGGCGTTCCTCTTGATGCCTGCTGGTCCTTGCCAGACTGCTTCCTGGTTCCGAGGCAAGGGTAAGGAAGGCTGGTTCAacgagagggaggaagtgATCATGGTGAACCGGGTGCTGCGCGAGGATCCCAGCAAGTCGGATATGCACAACCGAGAGCGGATTACCGTCGGGTTGTTGTGGAAGAGCCTGAAGGATTATGACTTGTG GCCACTTTATGCGCTGGGTCTCGTCTTCCAGATCCCCTTTGTGCCTGTTGGGCAGTATCTGACTCTTTCCCTGAGAGGTCTGGGCTTCGATACCTTCCAGGCCAACCTCTTGACGATCCCTTACACCGTGGGCCACATGATCACCATGTTGGCGGTGGCATACGCAGCCGAAAAGTTCAGCAACCTGACAGCGCTATCTGTCACCAGTCAGATCTGGGGTCTGCCgttcttgatcttcttcaaCGTTGCCGACCttgccaacaccaaccgcTGGGTAATCTACGCCGTGACTacactgctgctgtcgttcccgaacccccatcccatccaggTGGCGTGGAATTCTCGAAACGCGAACTCGGTTCGGTCTCGTACCATCTCGGCTGCCGTGTACAACATGGCGGTTCAGACGTCGGGCATCATCTCCTCGAATATCTACCGAGAGGATGATCGAGCGTCGCTGTATAAGCGTGGTAACCGACAGCTACTCGCGATTCTGTGCATGAACATTGTTGTCTATGCGCTGGTGAAGGTCTACTATGTCTGGAAGAACAAGTCGAGGGATAAGAAGTGGGCTGCCATGACGGAGGAGCAGCGACTCGATTATCTGGCCACCACAAAGGATGAGGGCAACAAGAGGTTGGACTTTAGATTCGAGCACTAG
- a CDS encoding hypothetical protein (EggNog:ENOG503NWD1; COG:E), translated as MAPSAIETQTPVVPIVTKGAAPTTERPAPLKLTGLLDQFESFEVTPVIGKEFPKANLVEWLNAPNSDDLLRELAITISQRGVVFFRAQDELTNELQKKLILRLGELTGRPATSGLHIHPLLNSERELGGDDPEISTISSIQNKKFYARGAIADELSPKKQSTGQWHSDIAFEPVPADYTSLRLVELPTTGGDTLWASGYELYDRLSEPYQKFLESLTVTFQQPGFNKVAEAAGFKLYDKPRGAPENIGTELKAVHPVIRTNPVTGWKSLFPVGGHVKHINGVTEEESKALLTWFLDLVYKNHDLTVRLQWKNKNDIAIWDNRSTFHTATFDYLGGDYGERFGNRAVGLGEKPYFDPNSTGRREALAREKGQQ; from the coding sequence ATGGCTCCCTCCGCAATTGAAACTCAAACCCCTGTAGTGCCCATCGTCACCAAGGGCGCCGCCCCCACCACCGAGAGACCGGCTCCCCTCAAGCTGACCGGCCTGCTTGATCAGTTCGAGTCCTTCGAGGTCACTCCTGTCATTGGCAAGGAGTTCCCCAAGGCCAACCTGGTCGAGTGGCTCAACGCCCCCAACTCAGACGACCTCCTCCGCGAGCttgccatcaccatctcgcAGCGTGGCGTTGTCTTCTTCCGTGCCCAAGACGAGCTCACCAACGAGCTCCAGAAGAAGCTCATCCTTCGCCTCGGCGAGCTCACCGGCCGCCCCGCCACCTCCGGTCTTCACATCCACCCTCTGCTCAACTCTGAGCGTGAGCTCGGCGGCGACGACCCGGAGATCagcaccatctcctccatccaAAACAAGAAGTTCTACGCCCGCGGCGCCATCGCCGACGAGCTCTCCCCCAAGAAGCAATCCACAGGCCAATGGCACTCCGACATTGCCTTTGAGCCAGTCCCCGCGGACtacacctccctccgcctcgtcgagctccccaccaccggcggCGACACCCTCTGGGCCTCGGGCTACGAGCTCTACGACCGCCTCTCGGAGCCCTACCAAAAGTTCCTCGAGTCCCTGACCGTCACCTTCCAGCAGCCCGGCTTCAACAAGGTCGCTGAGGCAGCCGGCTTCAAGCTCTACGACAAGCCCCGCGGCGCGCCCGAGAACATTGGCACCGAGCTCAAGGCTGTCCACCCCGTCATCAGGACCAATCCTGTGACCGGATGGAAGTCCCTCTTCCCCGTCGGCGGGCACGTCAAGCACATTAACGGAGTTACTGAGGAGGAGTCCAAGGCGCTGTTGACGTGGTTTTTGGACTTGGTGTACAAGAACCATGACTTGACTGTGAGGCTGCAGTGGAAGAACAAGAATGATATTGCGATTTGGGACAACAGGAGCACGTTCCATACTGCTACTTTTGATTACCTTGGTGGGGACTATGGGGAGCGGTTTGGCAACAGGGCTGTGGGCTTGGGGGAGAAGCCGTATTTTGATCCTAATAGtactgggaggagggaggcgttggCCAGGGAGAAAGGGCAGCAGTAG
- the RKI1 gene encoding ribose-5-phosphate isomerase rki1 (EggNog:ENOG503NWRM; BUSCO:EOG092641UM; COG:G), whose product MNKHHHLLLRGASSLTVSLCKRSGPTHLPPAGPLFPSSGAGGTTTAATIVSNFFSRHHHSTLTSPHHHLPKTARMSTTTPSPVDLIEQSKRLAAFQSVTAHLVPFPSRTRIGIGSGSTVIYVVEAITTLVPPTTLSTMTFYPTGAQSEQLIESAGLNLQYINKLPPGTLLDVCFDGADEVDPNLNLIKGGGACLWQEKIVATSSKKFVCVADFRKMSPALGTMWKKGIPIEVLPLAANRVLGELERMGSLGPKVRPGLPGKAGAVVTDNGMWIVDAPFRPLRVEGTSDKEKGEWQVDELADALIKIPGVAEIGLFYGKNGNQAGEGGAQKPVEAYFGMEDGSVKVLSA is encoded by the coding sequence ATGAATaagcaccatcacctccttctccgagGCGCCTCATCCTTAACCGTCTCCCTCTGCAAAAGAAGTGGAccaacccacctcccaccagcAGGACCGTTGTTCCCATCCTCCGGAGCCGGCGGGACGACAACCGCCGCCACCATAGTATCCAATTTTTTCTCCCGGCATCATCACTCAACCTTgacctcacctcaccaccacctccccaagaCCGCCAGaatgtccaccaccaccccctccccagtcGACCTAATCGAACAATCCAAACGCCTCGCCGCCTTCCAATCCGTCACCGCCCACCTCGTCCCCTTTCCATCCCGCACCCGCATCGGCATCGGCTCCGGCTCAACAGTAATCTACGTAGTAGAAGcaatcaccaccctcgtcccccccaccaccctctccacaaTGACCTTCTACCCAACCGGCGCCCAATCCGAACAGCTCATCGAATCCGCCGGTCTCAACCTCCAGTACATCAACAAGCTCCCCCCCGGCACCCTCCTAGACGTCTGCTTCGACGGCGCAGACGAAGTagaccccaacctcaacctcatcaaaGGAGGCGGCGCCTGCCTCTGGCAGGAAAAAATCGtcgccaccagcagcaagaagTTTGTTTGCGTGGCGGACTTCAGGAAGATGAGCCCTGCCTTGGGGACGATGTGGAAAAAGGGGATTCCGATCGAGGTGCTGCCTTTGGCGGCGAACAGGGTTTTGggagagctggagaggatggggagtttggggccGAAGGTTAGGCCGGGTTTGCCGGGGAaggcgggggcggtggtgacggATAATGGGATGTGGATTGTTGATGCGCCGTTTAGGCCGCTCAGGGTGGAGGGGACGAGtgacaaggagaagggggagtggCAGGTTGATGAGCTGGCTGATGCGTTGATCAAGATTCCGGGGGTAGCGGAGATTGGGTTGTTTTATGGGAAGAATGGGAATcaggcgggggaggggggcgcgCAGAAGCCGGTGGAGGCGTATTTTGggatggaggatgggagtGTGAAGGTGTTGAGCGCTTGA
- a CDS encoding hypothetical protein (EggNog:ENOG503NU7P; COG:J) — translation MSDQTPTTSRFTAQNQTTNERLSHTTVGLVGLADFRKRRAEVLEQQEREAREAAAAITRVNNNSNIPTPPDRSQTGTPAAAVPVPSESETDRRHHQPPPKKKKKTTTKRTVKALVSFGDDDEENNQEEDGPQTTKLKSKNPTTESESDTKKIVNTSAPVIPKALTKAARLKEQAEKDALRKEFLILQAAVKQTEIAIPFVFYDGTNIPGGVVRVKKGDHVWLFLDKSRKVGAELGVGGDKNANARRDWARVGVDDLMLVRRGVIIPHHYDFYFFIMNKTLGPKGKRLFEYRAEAPLPAGDSAAAAATASGGVLKAGGNIRTLEGAGDDPEWTKVVDRRWYQRNKHIYPASVWQEFDPDVDYSKEIQRDTGGNAFFFSGTK, via the exons ATGTCCGaccaaacccccaccacctcccgctTCACCGCCCAaaaccaaaccaccaacgAGCGCCTCTCCCACACAACCGTCGGCCTCGTCGGCCTGGCCGACTTCCGCAAACGTCGCGCCGAAGTCCTCGAGCAGCAAGAGCGCGAAGCCCgcgaagccgccgccgccatcacccGCGTGAataacaacagcaacatcccAACGCCCCCCGACAGATCCCAAACCggcacccccgccgccgccgtccccGTCCCTAGTGAGAGCGAAACcgaccgccgccaccaccaacctcccccgaaaaagaaaaagaaaaccaccACGAAGCGCACAGTCAAGGCGTTGGTGTCATTCGgagatgacgatgaagaaaacaatcaagaggaggatgggccacaaacaacaaaactCAAGTCGAAAAACCCGACCACCGAGAGCGAGAGTGACACGAAGAAAATAGTCAACACCTCCGCCCCCGTCATCCCCAAAGCCCTGACCAAGGCAGCAAGATTAAAGGAACAAGCTGAAAAGGACGCCCTGAGGAAGGAGTTCCTGATCTTACAGGCGGCGGTGAAGCAGACGGAAATTGCGATCCCGTTTGTCTTCTACGATGGCACAAACATCCCCGGGGGTGTTGTCCGGGTGAAAAAGGGGGATCACGTTTGGCTTTTCTTGGACAAGAGCAGGAAGGTGGGGGCAGAgctgggagtgggaggggatAAGAATGCTAATGCGAGGAGGGATTGGGcgagggttggggtggatgatttgatgttggtgaggaggggtgtTATTATTCCTCAT CATTACGACTTCTACTTCTTCATTATGAACAAGACTCTCGGCCCAAAAGGGAAGAGATTGTTTGAGTACAGAGCTGaggctcctcttcctgccgGGGAcagtgctgctgctgctgcgacaGCAAGTGGTGGCGTTCTGAAGGCTGGTGGGAATATCAGAACGCTGGAGGGGGCGGGTGATGACCCAGAGTGGACAAAGGTTGTTGATCGGAGGTGGTACCAGCGCAACAAGCACATCTACCCGGCGAGTGTGTGGCAGGAGTTTGATCCTGACGTGGATTACTCCAAGGAGATCCAGCGGGACACTGGTGGAAatgcctttttcttttcgggGACGAAATGA
- a CDS encoding hypothetical protein (COG:O; EggNog:ENOG50KOG0741), with protein sequence METDKHSLEVREGNPPAPANGEECKAPVEGNPKAAATDKKTGERVAGKPKDKKKIEKKSSKAKRKKKADALPSSDESATDDDTSESDSASDHDDSSSESESESKKKRVTKKRHEASRSKRKSRSKKSKKPVTSEESSSSSGESDSDASKAETEDCSEDEMSPREAVKQMHLLVAQAQQLAQQQQHLPLGVPLSSSQGMQFQRQNAMPYSFNPSRQYNNDDYDGGAPPSFNPPRSSRRGPRFGQTPGGRGNYGLGDLDAGLSNLLDPNLLGDGKRPTKDKKERKKQKKKEEAAKLNYKRVDQVWDSSIHNYKLQDTAEGSVDSQYHDFLFHVRRTFDWEGKYKATIVDIKSKLLRECLQDVMGNVKGVSLVESTPKLDPNLLFLYLDDLKTALKGLKRRTCKGAKRDLKKEQKRLDDKRKHLKVLIKYLDKDYAEVKKRWASEITWFILDS encoded by the exons ATGGAAACAGACAAGCACTCGCTTGAGGTGCGCGAGGGGAATCCGCCAGCCCCTGCTAACGGTGAGGAATGCAAGGCCCCAGTCGAAGGCAACCCCAAGGCAGCTGCCACAGACAAGAAAACCGGCGAGCGAGTGGCTGGCAAGCcaaaggacaagaagaagatcgaGAAGAAGTCGTCGAAAGCCAagcggaagaagaaggctgatgccttgccctcctccgaCGAGAGCGCCACCGATGATGACACCAGCGAATCTGACTCCGCCTCGGACCATGACGATAGCTCCTCTGAGTCTGAGAGcgagtccaagaagaagcgggTGACAAAGAAGCGACACGAGGCTAGTAGGTCCAAGAGAAAGTCACGAAGCAAGAAGTCCAAGAAACCTGTCACATCGGAGGAgtcctcgtcttcatccGGCGAATCTGACTCTGATGCTTCCAAAGCCGAAACCGAGGATTGTTCTGAGGACGAGATGAGCCCACGAGAGGCGGTGAAACAGATGCACCTTCTTGTGGCGCAAGCGCAACAAttggcgcagcagcagcaacacctgCCACTCGGTGTGCCCCTGTCTTCATCTCAAGGCATGCAGTTCCAGAGACAGAACGCCATGCCTTATTCTTTTAACCCTTCACGTCAGTATAACAACGACGACTATGACGGCGGTGCGCCCCCGAGCTTCAATCCTCCTCGCAGTTCCAGGAGAGGGCCTCGTTTCGGCCAAACTCCTGGCGGGAGAGGCAACTATGGTCTGGGAGATCTGGACGCCGGCCTTTCTAATCTCCTGGACCCCAACCTTCTCGGCGACGGCAAGCGTCCGACCAAGGACaaaaaggagagaaagaagcagaagaagaaggaggaggcggcaaAGCTCAACTACAAGCGGGTTGACCAAGTTTGGGACAGCTCGATTCACAACTACAAGCTCCAGGACACGGCCGAGGGTTCGGTTGACTCGCAGTATCATGATTTTCTGTTTCATGTGCGCAGAACTTTTGATTGGGAGGGCAAGTATAAGGCTACCATTGTCGACATCAAGAGTAAACTCCTACGCGAGTGCTTGCAGGATGTCATGGGCAATGTTAAAGGCGTGTCATTGGTGGAGAGCACACCCAAGCTGGACCCCAATCTACTTTTTCT CTATCTCGATGATTTGAAGACAGCCCTGAAGGGCCTTAAACGGCGTACTTGCAAGGGTGCCAAGCGGGATCTTaagaaggagcagaagcGTCTGGATGATAAGCGCAAACACCTGAAGGTCCTGATCAAGTACCTCGACAAGGACTATGCGGAGGTCAAGAAGAGGTGGGCGTCTGAAATCACATGGTTCATTCTCGATAGCTAA
- a CDS encoding hypothetical protein (COG:O; EggNog:ENOG50KOG0741) encodes MLKNGLITFDLLWALWKPNTLAFAHTYSSPDEPRVFKVEIAEKHSSFMKGDYYYLEGKYFEYDGKQFGYGSVSEEIMEFRGARKITSLNCYPLSYHKNEARVREELVERGKKFVGLAGVYYKSHQGMAYYKKKKGVVKVNINGRIMVDPAIHRRINPNYPISMVRPKDHDRYSDDECSDESDCSGCGSDDEEEAFKRNTRLYRPKRSGPPENNTGEKLEKVSAQNDEVGEETKDGEEAENKEVPATGSKDAKKIPEFSEEDYLIASPVVLGFSFAEKLWLEFTVSGVKEIQWNETAYDSLVLESKTKDIVKALVESHKYHAAESIDDVIQGKGRGLVAVLHGPPGTGKTLTAEGISELLKCPLYMVSAGELGTDSRFLETELQKILDICHAWGAILLLDEADVFLEKRNMHDIHRNALVSIFLKQVEYVQNILILTTNRVETFDDAFQSRIHIALRYGNLEQKARKAIFKIFIDRVRAHEGSKLGPFTDSDYESLSRKELNGRQIKNTVRTAQALAVNKGEPLCMSHIRQVLEVQANFDRDLKGGTGYQDAMRSYF; translated from the exons ATGCTAAAGAACGGACTCATCACCTTTGACCTGCTCTGGGCCCTCTGGAAGCCCAACACTCTTGCTTTCGCCCACACCTACAGTTCGCCGGACGAGCCTCGCGTGTTCAAGGTTGAGATCGCAGAGAAACACTCCTCGTTCATGAAAGGCGACTACTATTACTTGGAGGGTAAGTATTTCGAGTATGACGGCAAGCAGTTTGGTTACGGAAGCGTCTCAGAGGAGATTATGGAGTTTAGAGGCGCTCGCAAGATCACCAGCTTGAATTGCTATCCGCTCAGCTACCACAAGAACGAAGCCAGGGTGCgcgaggagctggtggagcgAGGCAAGAAGTTCGTCGGCCTGGCTGGTGTGTACTACAAGAGTCATCAGGGCATGGCGTActacaagaagaagaagggagtTGTCAAGGTCAATATCAATGGCCGGATCATGGTCGACCCTGCTATTCACAGGAGGATCAATCCCAACTACCCGATTTCGATGGTGCGGCCAAAGGACCACGACAGGTACTCGGATGATGAGTGCTCTGATGAGTCGGACTGTAGTGGATGTGGCtctgatgacgaggaggaagcgtTCAAGCGCAACACTCGTCTTTATAGACCCAAGCGGAGCGGCCCTCCTGAGAACAACACGGGGGAGAAGCTGGAAAAGGTTTCGGCGCAGAATGATGAGGTCGGTGAAGAGACCaaagatggggaggaggcggagaacAAGGAGGTACCGGCCACTGGTTCCAAGGACGCCAAGAAAATTCCCGAGTTCAGCGAGGAGGACTACTTGATTGCCTCTCCCGTGGTGCTTGGGTTCTCGTTTGCGGAAAAGCTGTGGCTTGAGTTTACCGTTTCTGGTGTCAAGGAGATTCAGTGGAACGAAACGGCGTATGACTCGCTAGTGCTCGAGTCCAAGACCAAAGACATAGTCAAGGCGTTGGTCGAGTCTCACAAGTACCATGCGGCCGAGAGTATCGACGATGTCATCCAAGGCAAGGGAAGAGGCCTGGTCG CTGTTCTTCATGGTCCGCCTGGTACTGGCAAGACTTTGACAGCCGAGGGCATCTCGGAACTGCTCAAGTGTCCGCTCTACATGGTTTCCGCGGGCGAGCTGGGCACCGATTCTCGCTTCCTCGAGACCGAGTTACAAAAAATTCTCGACATTTGCCACGCCTGGGGCGCCATCCTCCTGCTCGACGAAGCGGACGTCTTCCTCGAGAAGAGGAACATGCACGACATTCACCGCAATGCTTTGGTGTCGATATTCCTCAAGCAGGTTGAATACGTGCAGAACATTCTCATCCTCACTACGAACCGTGTAGAG ACATTTGATGACGCCTTCCAATCCCGTATTCACATTGCCCTTCGCTACGGCAACCTCGAACAAAAGGCCAGGAAGGCCATCTTCAAGATTTTCATCGACCGCGTTCGTGCTCACGAGGGCAGCAAGCTTGGGCCGTTCACCGATAGCGATTACGAAAGTCTTTCCCGGAAGGAGCTGAACGGGAGGCAGATCAAGAACACGGTCAGGACGGCGCAGGCGCTGGCGGTTAACAAGGGCGAGCCCTTGTGTATGAGCCATATCCGGCAGGTCTTGGAGGTACAGGCAAACTTTGACCGGGATCTGAAGGGCGGGACGGGGTATCAGGACGCGATGAGGAGTTATTTCTAA
- a CDS encoding hypothetical protein (COG:J; EggNog:ENOG503NZIZ) — protein sequence MSSKKRKVLDDLEQPGRKSQAAPASQQSLNVAASDDAHFRHLYDRELDFKQLAEKDVDFAAVLQENGHLDFTEPKAVMQLTKTLLSLDFNLKLELPDDRLCPPVPNRHNYILWLKELVDTSSYEPPGRPACGLDIGTGASCIYPLLGTTQRPSWRFVATDIDEKSLQYARENVALNHLEDRITVLGRQPEDTLIPLRGRESEKVIHIDFTMMNPPFYESEDDMLSSAQSKVRPPHSACTGAPVEMVCEGGEIAHISRMLEESLVLKEEVQWYTSMLGKASSVETLVDKLKANGIDNYAITEFIQGNKTRRWALGWSFGPMRPAEHVARVKTSGWKKVSPPVLAIEVLSLHPGRSIDHAITRINEVMRSLELLSWNWDTDARKGTGRTRENVWSRASRRKKMRDQSTSFSVLSSAAPGSDPVQCRLGFDVAVEMGVPTTTVTVHWREGHDAVMFESLAGFLQGKLKDLG from the exons ATGTCGAGCAAAAAGAGGAAGGTACTGGATGATCTGGAACAACCCGGTCGCAAGTCCCAAGCAGCTCCTGCATCTCAACAGTCCCTCAACGTAGCGGCTTCAGATGATGCTCACTTTCGGCACCTGTATGATCGTGAGCTCGACTTCAAACAACTCGCCGAGAAAGATGTAGACTTTGCTGCTGT ACTCCAAGAAAATGGCCATCTCGATTTCACCGAGCCAAAAGCGGTCATGCAGCTCACCAAGACGCTGCTGTCACTCGACTTCAACCTGAAGCTGGAGCTGCCCGATGACAGACTGTGCCCTCCA GTGCCAAATCGACACAACTACATTTTATGGCTTAAGGAATTGGTAGACACCTCGTCGTACGAGCCACCAGGCCGACCAGCCTGCGGGCTCGACATTGGAACAGGAGCAAGCTGTATCTACCCCTTGCTGGGGACGACCCAGCGCCCATCGTGGCGTTTTGTTGCAACCG ACATTGATGAGAAGTCTTTGCAATATGCAAGGGAAAATGTCGCGTTGAATCATCTTGAAGACCGAATTACTGTGTTGGGGCGCCAACCAGAAGACACCCTGATTCCTCTCCGTGGCAGAGAAAGCGAGAAGGTCATCCACATCGATTTCACCATGATGAACCCTCCTTTTTACGAGTCTGAGGACGATATGCTCTCTTCGGCGCAAAGTAAAGTACGTCCGCCACATTCGGCTTGTACTGGCGCACCTGTCGAGATGGTTTGTGAAGGTGGCGAAATTGCTCACATCAGTCGGATGTTAGAAGAGTCTCTGGTGCTGAAAGAGGAGGTTCAGTGGTACACCTCCATGCTAGGCAAGGCTAGCAGTGTCGAGACTTTGGttgacaagctcaaggccAATGGGATAGACAACTACGCCATCACCGAGTTCATACAAGGGAACAAGACCAGACGATGGGCGCTTGGGTGGAGTTTCGGGCCGATGAGACCAGCAGAACATGTTGCCAGGGTGAAGACCAGCGGCTGGAAGAAAGTCTCGCCGCCAGTTTTGGCAATTGAGGTTTTGAGTCTGCATCCGGGGAGATCAATTGACCACGCCATCACGAGGATTAACGAGGTTATGCGGTCATTGGAGCTACTGTCGTGGAACTGGGACACAGACGCCAGAAAGGGAACAGGGAGGACAAGAGAAAATGTTTGGAGCCGGGCATCGAGGCGGAAGAAAATGCGAGACCAATCCACAAGCTTCTCCGTGTTGAGTTCAGCCGCGCCGGGATCTGATCCAGTGCAATGCCGGCTTGGGTTTGACGTTGCCGTTGAGATGGGCGTCCCCACGACAACAGTAACAGTGCATTGGCGGGAAGGACATGACGCGGTCATGTTTGAGAGCTTAGCGGGCTTTTTGCAGGGAAAATTGAAAGATTTGGGATAG